Genomic segment of Candidatus Cloacimonadota bacterium:
TGCTGATTCATACATAGCCAGGATCAATTCCAGAGATTTCCTGCCTTCTCTTCCATCTGTGTTTGCTTCAGCTTTTCCCTGCAAAGAATCTATCACATTTTTCAGGAAACCGGTATGACCGAAACCATAAATGTTTTCCGGATTTGTGGTTGTCTCATCGATTAATTTATCATCATCGTCGTAATCTTTAAATTCCCAGTGTTCGATTTTGTTTACTGCAATTCCTCCAACCTTAACAGTTCCGGATTCTCCCATGATCGTGATCGAACCTTCCATATTTTTAGGAAAAATATTCATACTGACTTCAATAGAGCCAATAGCGCCATTACGAAAATGTATTATTCCAACTCCCTGATCTTCGGTTTCAATAGAATGATTCATGGTATTAGTAATTGCCATTACGGATTCGACAGGACCCATCATCCATTGGATCAGATCGAAGTAATGTGAAGCCTGATTCATGAATGCTCCACCATCGAACTCCCATGTTCCTCTCCATTTTGCCAGATCATAATAGCTTTGAGGACGAGACCAGCGTACAGTGGCGTTGGCACTGAAAAGTCTTCCAAATCTTTTTTTATCGATTGCTTTTTTTAATAACTGTATGGTTGGATTTAATCTATTTTGTTTTACAACAAATAATTGGACTTTATTCTTATCGCATGCTTTCACTAATGCATCAGCTGATTTTAAGTTGATTGCCATTGGTTTTTCAGTTACAATATGAAGTTTTTGTTCAGCAGCTTGAATTCCCATTTCAGGATGTAAACCACTTGGAGTACAGATCAAAACGGCATCTAATTTTTCATTGGCAAGCATTTTTTCATAACTTCCATAAGCTGATTTGATGTTATATTTCTCGGCAGAATCAACAGCTCGTTGTTTAATGATATCTGCACAGGAAACGATTTCTGCATTGTCCAATTTTGAAATTGCATCAAAATGCTTGGAAGAAATTCTTCCGCAACCAACCAATCCAAAATTTATCTTTTTTTCCATTAATTCTCCTAAAAAAAATCATATCCAAATAATTCACAGCATTTTACCTGTCAATATATTATTTGGTAGCTTTCAGCATAAAAATTGCAGATTTGGAATAAATATCAGGCTTCAGAATTGATAGAATTGACAGTGAAATCTATCTGATTTTAACCTATGGTAAATTTTAA
This window contains:
- a CDS encoding Gfo/Idh/MocA family oxidoreductase produces the protein MEKKINFGLVGCGRISSKHFDAISKLDNAEIVSCADIIKQRAVDSAEKYNIKSAYGSYEKMLANEKLDAVLICTPSGLHPEMGIQAAEQKLHIVTEKPMAINLKSADALVKACDKNKVQLFVVKQNRLNPTIQLLKKAIDKKRFGRLFSANATVRWSRPQSYYDLAKWRGTWEFDGGAFMNQASHYFDLIQWMMGPVESVMAITNTMNHSIETEDQGVGIIHFRNGAIGSIEVSMNIFPKNMEGSITIMGESGTVKVGGIAVNKIEHWEFKDYDDDDKLIDETTTNPENIYGFGHTGFLKNVIDSLQGKAEANTDGREGRKSLELILAMYESAKTGKKIALPLKK